A genomic segment from Cyprinus carpio isolate SPL01 chromosome A22, ASM1834038v1, whole genome shotgun sequence encodes:
- the LOC109066106 gene encoding nicalin-1-like isoform X3: protein MFEEASEVLENMLKWSLPLSLVLFLVLVCPLRAEAAHEFSVYRMQQYDLQGQTYGSRNAILNTEARTVEAEVLSRRCVMMRLADFSYEKHQKALQQSAGAVVIILPQNMSTMPQDIVQQFMELEPELLATETIVPVYFALEDEELLSIYTQTQISSSSQGSSSAAEVLLHTATANGFQMVTSGAQSKAVSDWAITSLEGRLSGAGGEDLPTIVLVAHYDSFGVAPWLSYGADSNGSGVAILLELARLFSRLYSYKRTHAGRYNLLFFLSGGGKFNYQGTKRWLEDNLDHTDSSLLQDNVAFVLCLDTLGNSDNLYLHVSKPPKEGSPQHVLLKELETVVAHQHPDLKFSMVHKKINLADDTLAWEHERFGIRRLPAFTLSHLESHRSPARHSIMDMRSVSSSLEGAGEATAGPHVDLTKLRRNTKVIAETLARVIYNLTEKGVSGDLEIFTEQMVQEDQLASLVDWLTAQPRAAQLLDKDSSIVNTLEYYLNHYLKDVKRHLVRADKRDPEFVFYDQLKQTMNAYRVKPAIFDLLLAFCIAAYLGVLYLAIQNFGLLYSFLRRVTAPRVKQH from the exons ATGTTCGAGGAGGCCAGCGAGGTGTTGGAGAACATGCTGAAGTGGTCGCTGCCGCTGAGTTTGGTGCTGTTTTTGGTGCTGGTGTGTCCGCTTCGGGCGGAAGCGGCGCATGAGTTCAGCGTGTACCGCATGCAGCAGTACGACCTGCAGGGACAAACCTACG GTTCCCGTAACGCCATTTTAAACACGGAGGCTCGTACGGTGGAGGCCGAGGTGCTCAGCCGTCGATGTGTGATGATGCGGCTCGCCGATTTCTCTTACGAGAAACACCAGAAAGCCCTGCAACAGTCAGCAGGGGCAGTGGTCATCATACTGCCCCAGAACATGTCCACTATGCCGCAGGACATAGTGCAG CAGTTCATGGAGCTGGAGCCGGAGCTGCTGGCCACAGAGACCATCGTACCCGTGTACTTCGCTCTGGAGGACGAGGAGCTGCTGTCCATCTACACGCAGACGCAGATCTCCTCTTCCTCACAGGGATCTTCATCAGCTGCTGAAG TGCTGCTGCACACAGCGACAGCTAACGGTTTTCAGATGGTGACGAGCGGAGCTCAGAGTAAAGCTGTCAGTGATTGGGCCATTACTAGTCTAGAG GGTCGTCTCTCAGGTGCGGGAGGAGAAGATCTGCCCACTATTGTCCTTGTGGCTCACTACGACTCTTTTGGAGTTGCTCCG tggcTGTCGTACGGCGCGGACTCAAACGGGAGCGGCGTCGCTATACTGCTGGAGCTCGCGAGACTGTTTTCTAGACTCTACTCCTACAAGCGCACTCATGCAGG TAGATACAACCTGCTGTTTTTCTTGTCGGGAGGCGGGAAGTTTAACTACCAAGGCACTAAACGCTGGCTGGAAGACAATCTGGATCACACAG ATTCCAGTCTCCTTCAGGACAACGTGGCGTTTGTTTTGTGTCTGGACACTCTGGGTAACAGCGACAACCTTTACCTGCACGTGTCCAAGCCTCCGAAAGAGGGAAGCCCACAGCACGTCCTGCTCAAAGAGCTAGAGACT GTTGTGGCCCATCAGCACCCTGACCTGAAGTTCTCAATGGTCCACAAGAAGATCAACCTGGCCGACGACACACTGGCGTGGGAGCACGAGCGCTTCGGCATCCGCCGCCTGCCCGCCTTCACCCTGTCCCACCTGGAGAGCCACCGCAGCCCCGCGCGCCACTCCATCATGGACATGCGGTCAGTGTCGTCCTCTCTGGAGGGGGCGGGAGAGGCCACCGCTGG GCCTCACGTGGATCTGACGAAGCTCCGTCGCAACACTAAAGTCATCGCAGAAACGCTGGCGAGAGTCATATACAACCTGACGGAGAAG GGTGTCAGCGGAGACCTGGAGATCTTCACTGAACAGATG GTGCAGGAGGATCAGCTGGCGTCACTGGTGGACTGGCTGACAGCTCAACCGCGAGCCGCCCAGCTGCTGGACAAAGACAGCAGCATCGTGAACACGCTGGAGTATTACCTGAACCACTATCTGAAGGACGTCAAGAGACACCTGGTCAGAGCCGATAAGAG ggaCCCTGAATTTGTCTTTTATGATCAACTCAAGCAGACCATGAATGCTTACAG GGTCAAACCAGCGATCTTCGACCTGCTGCTAGCCTTCTGTATCGCTGCTTATCTTGGAGTGCTGTATTTGGCCATCCAG AATTTTGGACTTCTGTACAGTTTCCTGCGTAGAGTCACGGCTCCTCGGGTCAAACAGCACTAA
- the LOC109066106 gene encoding nicalin-1-like isoform X5: MFEEASEVLENMLKWSLPLSLVLFLVLVCPLRAEAAHEFSVYRMQQYDLQGQTYGSRNAILNTEARTVEAEVLSRRCVMMRLADFSYEKHQKALQQSAGAVVIILPQNMSTMPQDIVQQFMELEPELLATETIVPVYFALEDEELLSIYTQTQISSSSQGSSSAAEVLLHTATANGFQMVTSGAQSKAVSDWAITSLEGRLSGAGGEDLPTIVLVAHYDSFGVAPWLSYGADSNGSGVAILLELARLFSRLYSYKRTHAGRYNLLFFLSGGGKFNYQGTKRWLEDNLDHTDSSLLQDNVAFVLCLDTLGNSDNLYLHVSKPPKEGSPQHVLLKELETVVAHQHPDLKFSMVHKKINLADDTLAWEHERFGIRRLPAFTLSHLESHRSPARHSIMDMRPHVDLTKLRRNTKVIAETLARVIYNLTEKGVSGDLEIFTEQMQVQEDQLASLVDWLTAQPRAAQLLDKDSSIVNTLEYYLNHYLKDVKRHLVRADKRDPEFVFYDQLKQTMNAYRVKPAIFDLLLAFCIAAYLGVLYLAIQNFGLLYSFLRRVTAPRVKQH; this comes from the exons ATGTTCGAGGAGGCCAGCGAGGTGTTGGAGAACATGCTGAAGTGGTCGCTGCCGCTGAGTTTGGTGCTGTTTTTGGTGCTGGTGTGTCCGCTTCGGGCGGAAGCGGCGCATGAGTTCAGCGTGTACCGCATGCAGCAGTACGACCTGCAGGGACAAACCTACG GTTCCCGTAACGCCATTTTAAACACGGAGGCTCGTACGGTGGAGGCCGAGGTGCTCAGCCGTCGATGTGTGATGATGCGGCTCGCCGATTTCTCTTACGAGAAACACCAGAAAGCCCTGCAACAGTCAGCAGGGGCAGTGGTCATCATACTGCCCCAGAACATGTCCACTATGCCGCAGGACATAGTGCAG CAGTTCATGGAGCTGGAGCCGGAGCTGCTGGCCACAGAGACCATCGTACCCGTGTACTTCGCTCTGGAGGACGAGGAGCTGCTGTCCATCTACACGCAGACGCAGATCTCCTCTTCCTCACAGGGATCTTCATCAGCTGCTGAAG TGCTGCTGCACACAGCGACAGCTAACGGTTTTCAGATGGTGACGAGCGGAGCTCAGAGTAAAGCTGTCAGTGATTGGGCCATTACTAGTCTAGAG GGTCGTCTCTCAGGTGCGGGAGGAGAAGATCTGCCCACTATTGTCCTTGTGGCTCACTACGACTCTTTTGGAGTTGCTCCG tggcTGTCGTACGGCGCGGACTCAAACGGGAGCGGCGTCGCTATACTGCTGGAGCTCGCGAGACTGTTTTCTAGACTCTACTCCTACAAGCGCACTCATGCAGG TAGATACAACCTGCTGTTTTTCTTGTCGGGAGGCGGGAAGTTTAACTACCAAGGCACTAAACGCTGGCTGGAAGACAATCTGGATCACACAG ATTCCAGTCTCCTTCAGGACAACGTGGCGTTTGTTTTGTGTCTGGACACTCTGGGTAACAGCGACAACCTTTACCTGCACGTGTCCAAGCCTCCGAAAGAGGGAAGCCCACAGCACGTCCTGCTCAAAGAGCTAGAGACT GTTGTGGCCCATCAGCACCCTGACCTGAAGTTCTCAATGGTCCACAAGAAGATCAACCTGGCCGACGACACACTGGCGTGGGAGCACGAGCGCTTCGGCATCCGCCGCCTGCCCGCCTTCACCCTGTCCCACCTGGAGAGCCACCGCAGCCCCGCGCGCCACTCCATCATGGACATGCG GCCTCACGTGGATCTGACGAAGCTCCGTCGCAACACTAAAGTCATCGCAGAAACGCTGGCGAGAGTCATATACAACCTGACGGAGAAG GGTGTCAGCGGAGACCTGGAGATCTTCACTGAACAGATG CAGGTGCAGGAGGATCAGCTGGCGTCACTGGTGGACTGGCTGACAGCTCAACCGCGAGCCGCCCAGCTGCTGGACAAAGACAGCAGCATCGTGAACACGCTGGAGTATTACCTGAACCACTATCTGAAGGACGTCAAGAGACACCTGGTCAGAGCCGATAAGAG ggaCCCTGAATTTGTCTTTTATGATCAACTCAAGCAGACCATGAATGCTTACAG GGTCAAACCAGCGATCTTCGACCTGCTGCTAGCCTTCTGTATCGCTGCTTATCTTGGAGTGCTGTATTTGGCCATCCAG AATTTTGGACTTCTGTACAGTTTCCTGCGTAGAGTCACGGCTCCTCGGGTCAAACAGCACTAA